A region from the Lycium barbarum isolate Lr01 chromosome 8, ASM1917538v2, whole genome shotgun sequence genome encodes:
- the LOC132608327 gene encoding serine/threonine-protein phosphatase 7 long form homolog has product MRDLRAMNEQAWGAAALSYLYTCLCRASLRKTKDVWAWERIIPMQPPCRALPPHTALARRWTHRKSHENEARDVLPIFMLMWQPYSEAIINRLPEWCLRGRDIWMAKVPLICGIYREWHMVDRVLRQFGRKQHIPGPCAEIDPFHYKRDKRYAIKVEDQEYFTETDFLWGNRRDSLIQAEYETQDPQSLSEYFCWYRRHSRTFIGNPAHKVDRGYQHMAGRHEALALGHQESYRLAQQTIQDPTKSNEVKEIAEMFSHINTESMAAASLGTMLSFAPYYTPPAEYVEPPTMQVPRHQRPNVPRPAARGRGRQSGNRRGRTPVDHQLVDEEEVRFDQDMPSSTMHADDDAYHPIIDFMSSSSTSAPEVQSPAVIRSEGPFQTFASSGPISLAVMAQQFSGQTSSSYGMTEGPLPAFTGQSSSIGRRLSFTDWYVEGRQSGSPPQLSDG; this is encoded by the exons ATGCGTGACCTTAGAGCAATGAATGAACAAGCTTGGGGAGCGGCtgcattgtcatatttgtatacttgtttatgcCGTGCTTCGTTGAGGAAAACGaaggat gtttgggcttgggagcgcATTATACCGATGCAGCCACCATGCAGGGCTCTTCCGCCACACACGGCTCTTGCACGAAGGTGGACTCATCGTAAATCCCACGAAAATGAGGCACGTGATGTTTTACccatat TTATGCTTATGTGGCAGCCTTATTCAGAGGCCATCATCAACAGACTCCCTGAGTGGTGTCTGCGTGGCCGAGATATTTGGATGGCGAAAGTTCCCCTTATTTGTGGGATCTATCGAGAGTGGCACATGGTAGACCGCGTTCTCAGACAGTTTGGTAGGAAGCAACATATTCCGGGTCCATGTGCAGAGATTGATCCTTTTCATTACAAACGTGACAAGCGGTATGCTATAAAAGTGGAGGATCAAGAATATTTTACAGAAACAGACTTTTTGTGGGGAAATCGTCGAGATAGTTTAATTCAGGCCGAGTATGAAACTCAAGATCCACAGTCACTATCAgagtatttttgttggtatcgacgtcactcgcgcactttcataggaaatcctgcgcataaagtggatagaggataccaacacatggcaggcaggcatgaggcactg GCTTTAGGACATCAAGAATCATACAGGTTGGCTCAGCAGACTATCCAAGATCCAACCAAGTCTAATGAAGTGAAGGAAATAGCAGAGATGTTTAGCCACATTAATACAGAGTCCATGGCTGCTGCCTCTCTGGGGACGATGTTGAGTTTCGCTCCATATTATACACCACCGGCAGAGTATGTTGAGCCGCCTACTATGCAAGTGCCTCGTCATCAACGTCCTAATGTACCAAGACCTGCGGCGCGTGGTAGAGGACGCCAATCAGGTAACAGACGGGGTCGAACTCCCGTGGATCACCAGTTGGTTGATGAGGAAGAGGTTCGTTTTGATCAAGATATGCCCAGCTCAACGATGCATGCAGATGATGATGCATATCACCCAATAATAGATTTTATGTCCAGCTCATCGACGTCAGCTCCCGAGGTTCAATCACCAGCGGTAATCAGAAGTGAGGGGCCTTTTCAGACATTCGCATCGTCTGGGCCTATTAGCCTGGCAGTTATGGCCCAACAGTTTAGTGGTCAGACAAGCAGCTCTTATGGGATGACTGAGGGGCCTTTACCTGCATTCACTGGACAGAGCTCTTCAATTGGGAGGAGACTGAGTTTTACCGAT tggtatgtggaaggCAGGCAAAGCGGATCTCCACCACAGTTGTCTGACGGATGA